The Amycolatopsis methanolica 239 nucleotide sequence GCACGCGCGGCGTGTACGACGCCGACCACGAGCTGTTCCGCGAAACCGTGCGCTCGTTCATCAAGTCCGAGGTCGCCCCGCACGACGAGGAGTGGGAGCGGCGCGGCATCGTCGACCGCGCCCTGTTCACCAAGGCGGGCGCCGCGGGACTGCTGATGTTCGGCACGCCCGAGGCGCACGGCGGCCCCGGCATCGACGACTGGCGGTTCAGCGCCGTCGTGGACGAGGAGTTCGGCCGGTCCGGGTTCGCCTCCGCCGGGTTGTCGATCGCCCTGCAGAACGACGTCGTCGGTCCCTACCTGCTCGACCTGACCGACGAGGAGCAGAAGGCGCGGTGGCTGCCCGGGATGACCTCGGGTGAGCTCGTCGGCGCGATCGCGATGACCGAACCCGGGACGGGCAGCGACCTCGCGGGCATCGCGACCCGCGCGGTCCGCGAGGGCGACCACTACGTGCTCAACGGGTCCAAGACGTTCATCTCCAACGGGCAGAACGCCGACCTCGTCGTGGTGGCCGCGCGCACCTCCGACGACAAGCACCGGGGACTGACCCTGCTGGTCGTCGAACGCGGCACACCGGGCTTCGAGCGCGGCCGCAACCTGGACAAGCTCGGCCTGCACGGTCAGGACACCAGCGAACTGCACTTCACCGACGTCCGGGTGCCGGTGGCCAACCGGCTCGGTGACGAAGGCCAGGGCTTCTTCCAGCTGATGCGCAACCTGCCTCAGGAACGACTCTCGCTGGCGGTCACCGCGGTGGCCTCCGCGGAGGGTGTGCTGGCCAGGACGATGGACTACGTCACGCAGCGGCGCGCGTTCGGCACCCCGGTCGGCAGCTTCCAGCACAGCCGTTTCCTCCTCGCCGAACTGCACACCGAGGTCGACATCGCCCGCGTGTTCGTGGACCACTGCGTCGCGCTGCACGCCCGCGGCGAGCTGACCGCCG carries:
- a CDS encoding acyl-CoA dehydrogenase family protein yields the protein MTGTRGVYDADHELFRETVRSFIKSEVAPHDEEWERRGIVDRALFTKAGAAGLLMFGTPEAHGGPGIDDWRFSAVVDEEFGRSGFASAGLSIALQNDVVGPYLLDLTDEEQKARWLPGMTSGELVGAIAMTEPGTGSDLAGIATRAVREGDHYVLNGSKTFISNGQNADLVVVAARTSDDKHRGLTLLVVERGTPGFERGRNLDKLGLHGQDTSELHFTDVRVPVANRLGDEGQGFFQLMRNLPQERLSLAVTAVASAEGVLARTMDYVTQRRAFGTPVGSFQHSRFLLAELHTEVDIARVFVDHCVALHARGELTAVQAAKAKWWCTELQVRVADRCLQLHGGYGYMREYPVSRAYTDARIQTIYGGTTEIMKEIIGRDLGL